Proteins encoded by one window of Channa argus isolate prfri chromosome 1, Channa argus male v1.0, whole genome shotgun sequence:
- the LOC137128169 gene encoding NHS-like protein 3 isoform X3 → MGNSFQKKKKVHTEKKISAPPSPSLNSSQEKSKGLWLLGLPDNLKTVGPKGNEDQKKLAVHYRTSQHYQENVFIEGRRPKYLEDLHTEAQEGLKIQQQEEHNNGVNFNDEDSIASTDTLCPEQDISSKDRGGSPESTSTIGNTDTTVTSAVSTRPVLTRQGSTFKPLNPVKRLDKTRKRSRRTTIMGIPSQVQKELGTSLHKSSTFQPLVSTQLPNQDGHVNDNQLGVVIIPTVDGGTPVANKEGARVHLSELEQASRGQQLLWDHLQTVYQEELPISHQTFGSHLCPTSTLRPKSVAVPGMTTSSFFSSSTMLSFLQEPQGPVMSISPQATYLSTIIPNAYLPPSIEVIEIDRSSSRTRGSSVNHGRNVRTISKSSLVSMDRSVSPLLSRRSDGDSSKTAHSQEEPTLLPTLDSVSNWSESQSSKTIVSDSSPISSKGSTHSGNSQTVATNEDPDLASLHSHVSVISSPSSENVVAGQESSASGSVTADEEAKNKCNSTRNLSVMKNKQPPAPPRRTNSLHTDKFRSDTRVLVDSKELSDCVSGEAATTTENVEKYIEIKLSTSISTPVMDSAVLEDVSYDSLRTIRASSIEAEKPTELLLESSHSSTQKTSSEGEKFERTMSPSSGYSSQSGTPTLSPKEISPTSEDKQRKTPIKPERSVSRASSSAASPSSSLTSLSSGTSEPNYLDGSTRGPSVPPQVSPPITPGKELTPNNLSSTLRAEFNELLNIPPLPKVRAPCPPPPETWVHNRHTFELLCGPCPSVRVSQRPTKIQDNKVKQTQIQTMASKEMQFLAEKQTTTIESVLTENKAKPEVLLSTGSGGESCECSGEEQQREASTDFQKQEQRCRHVVNDTSPKKDPPPVMKKPTTVLQKEIVSQQAVSGYQKETTGTLEVRSPVEYHATSPQYGALVLADNSKDEMDKNKVTSMQSLFVEVPKISKVSPPPTPPPAYHPTPPPTRKTPPSSVSMLPDDLHNVQEETYIVESCWPPPPPPLEGDSVFDGVDEVDFPPPPPPLVVTVSEPDVFDSATTKVDVSRRSIEEVGQTVEDSSETVGFVSGLLPDLNAAVPQSVVTDNKSEDILQVLKADTADEISCRPGQNVLSVSDSVPPPSVETASFPANARADNPLAVSALVPSSSFLKRDSVKSEDDSSSGIPVSAHQRALITVPLAPHLPAENLTHGVNFRRQPSVSNRDSRSKEFLLRHRSPPIPKEDANIPLVTPSLLQMVRLRSVHMTADQVKASSEDKPTNEGDPVQDNCPLSTPGPQNIPQKPIRKSLSLKSSPQIIKTSPVTVSTPSMRLQEAIRMKAAAMSPRDGLPARLGMRSQTYNCLSDPGAPSLKSTEGSDMHKSPACTASFIFSRSTKKVVTSAASSPDAQASLRQSLAAELMQVSDQSRAVAFTNGGLKNEKVPPPVAKKPANGSIIHSQHQPACSEKVEFSVDSNGATGGLQHMSGITFPETTATRVTADTIETLF, encoded by the exons ATGGGGAACAGTTtccaaaagaagaagaaggtccatacagagaaaaaaatctctGCACCCCCATCCCCATCCCTGAACTCCAGCCAGGAAAAATCAAAAGGCTTGTGGCTTTTGGGACTTCCAGACAATCTGAAAACAG TCGGCCCAAAGGGTAATGAAGACCAGAAGAAGTTGGCAGTCCACTACCGGACCTCTCAGCACTACCAAGAGAATGTTTTCATTGAGGGCAGAAGGCCGAAGTACCTGGAGGACCTGCATACCGAGGCTCAGGAGGGACTCAAGATACAACAGCAGGAAG AGCACAACAATGGCGTGAACTTCAACGATGAAGATAGCATTGCT TCCACAGACACTCTCTGTCCAGAGCAAGATATCAGCTCCAAGGACAGAGGTGGCTCTCCGGAGTCAACATCCACCATTGGGAACACTGATACCACAGTAACTTCTGCTGTGTCAACAAGGCCTGTGCTCACACGCCAAG GGTCCACATTCAAGCCCCTGAATCCAGTGAAAAGGTTAGATAAAACCAGGAAGAGGAGTCGAAGGACCACCATCATGGGTATTCCCAGTCAGGTCCAGAAAGAGCTTGGTACAT CACTACACAAGAGCTCCACATTCCAGCCACTTGTTTCTACTCAGCTCCCTAATCAAGATGGACATGTCAATGACAACCAATTAGGTGTGGTTATCATTCCTACAGTTGATGGAGGGACTCCAGTAGCAAATAAGGAAGGAGCCAGAGTGCACCTGTCAGAGCTGGAg CAGGCATCTAGAGGACAGCAGCTGCTGTGGGACCATTTGCAGACAGTATACCAAGAAGAGCTGCCAATCAGCCACCAGACTTTTGGGTCCCATCTTTGCCCCACATCCACCCTCAGACCCAAGTCTGTCGCTGTACCTGGCATGACTACTtcatctttcttctcttcctcaacAATGCTTAGCTTCCTTCAAGAACCACAG GGCCCAGTAATGTCCATATCTCCTCAGGCCACCTACTTATCTACAATTATCCCGAACGCATATTTGCCACCCTCGATTGAAGTCATTGAAATTGACCGCAGCAGCAGCCGGACTCGTGGCAGCAGCGTAAACCATGGTAGAAATGTTCGCACCATAAGCAAAAGCAGCCTGGTATCCATGGACCGATCAGTCAGCCCTCTGTTGTCCAGAAGATCAGATGGTGACAGTTCGAAGACTGCCCATTCCCAGGAAGAACCAACTCTATTGCCTACGTTAGATTCTGTATCAAACTGGAGTGAGTCACAGTCCTCAAAGACAATTGTTTCAGACTCCTCCCCCATTTCCTCCAAAGGCAGCACACACAGTGGTAACTCGCAAACAGTGGCTACAAATGAGGATCCAGACCTTGCCAGTCTCCATAGCCATGTCAGTGTAATTAGCAGCCCCAGCAGTGAAAATGTTGTTGCAGGACAAGAATCCAGTGCATCAGGGTCAGTGACTGCTGATGAGGAGGCAAAGAACAAGTGCAACTCCACCCGCAATCTTTCGGTTATGAAGAACAAACAACCCCCAGCACCTCCAAGGAGAACAAACTCTTTGCATACTGATAAGTTCAGAAGTGATACCAGGGTTCTGGTGGATAGCAAAGAACTCAGTGACTGTGTGTCTGGAGAGGCAGCAActacaacagaaaatgttgaaaaatacaTTGAGATTAAGTTAAGTACTTCAATCTCCACCCCTGTTATGGATTCTGCAGTGTTAGAAGATGTTTCCTACGATTCTTTAAGAACCATACGGGCCTCCTCCATTGAGGCTGAAAAACCAACAGAGCTACTGCTGGAATCCAGCCACTCCTCCACACAGAAGACCTCCTCAGAAGGGGAGAAATTTGAACGGACCATGTCCCCCTCCAGCGGCTACTCCAGTCAGAGTGGAACTCCAACGCTTTCCCCAAAAGAGATTTCTCCAACCTCCGaagacaaacaaagaaagacacCAATCAAACCAGAGAGATCAGTGTCTCGGGCATCctcttcagcagcttctccttcctcctctcttacCTCTCTATCATCTGGTACATCTGAGCCCAATTATCTAGATGGTTCCACGCGTGGCCCTAGCGTGCCTCCACAGGTATCTCCCCCCATAACTCCTGGAAAAGAACTTACTCCCAATAACCTTTCTTCAACTTTGAGAGCAGAATTCAATGAGCTGCTAAATATCCCACCACTTCCAAAAGTCAGGGCTCCATGTCCTCCTCCTCCGGAGACATGGGTccacaacagacacacatttgaGCTCCTGTGTGGGCCTTGCCCCAGTGTTAGAGTGTCTCAGAGACCTACAAAGATACAGGACAACAaagttaaacaaacacaaatccaaaCTATGGCTAGcaaagaaatgcagtttttagctgaaaaacagaCAACTACAATCGAATCAGTCTTGACAGAAAATAAGGCAAAGCCAGAGGTATTGTTATCAACAGGTTCTGGAGGCGAGAGTTGCGAATGTTCAGGTGAAGAACAACAGAGGGAAGCAAGCACAGATTTTCAGAAACAAGAGCAGAGGTGTAGGCATGTAGTAAATGACACAAGTCCAAAGAAAGATCCCCCTCCTGTCATGAAGAAACCCACAACTGTACTGCAAAAAGAAATTGTGTCACAGCAGGCAGTGAGTGGATATCAAAAGGAAACTACTGGCACACTAGAAGTGCGTTCACCCGTTGAGTACCATGCAACCTCTCCACAGTATGGAGCTCTGGTTTTAGCTGATAACAGCAAGGatgaaatggacaaaaataaagtcacCTCCATGCAGTCCCTTTTTGTAGAGGTCCCCAAAATTAGTAAGGTCTCGCCACCACCTACCCCTCCTCCAGCCTACCACCCTACTCCTCCTCCCACAAGGAAGACACCTCCATCATCAGTATCTATGCTGCCTGATGACTTACATAACGTACAGGAGGAGACCTACATTGTAGAGTCATGCTggccacctcctccacctcctttgGAGGGTGACTCTGTCTTTGATGGGGTGGATGAGGTAGATTTCCCTCCACCGCCTCCACCCTTGGTAGTGACAGTCAGTGAGCCAGATGTGTTTGACAGTGCTACAACAAAGGTAGATGTCTCAAGAAGATCCATAGAGGAAGTTGGACAGACAGTAGAGGATTCCAGTGAGACTGTTGGATTTGTATCTGGCCTACTTCCAGATTTGAATGCTGCTGTTCCACAGTCAGTAGTAACTGATAATAAATCTGAGGATATCTTGCAAGTTTTGAAAGCTGACACTGCTGATGAGATTTCTTGCAGACCAGGACAAAATGTCTTATCTGTTTCAGATAGTGTCCCACCTCCATCAGTGGAGACAGCTTCTTTTCCAGCGAATGCAAGAGCAGATAACCCTCTAGCAGTCTCTGCCCTAGTTCCTTCCAGCAGTTTCCTAAAAAGAGACTCGGTGAAATCTGAAGATGACTCTTCCTCTGGGATTCCTGTCAGTGCCCACCAACGAGCTCTGATTACAGTCCCATTAGCACCCCATCTACCAGCAGAGAATTTAACCCATGGGGTTAACTTTAGAAGGCAGCCCAGTGTATCAAACCGAGACAGCAGGAGCAAGGAGTTCCTTTTGCGACACAGAAGTCCACCCATTCCAAAAGAAGATGCTAACATACCTCTTGTCACCCCCTCCTTGCTTCAAATGGTTCGTCTCAGATCAGTCCACATGACTGCAGATCAGGTGAAAGCTTCCTCTGAGGACAAGCCAACAAACGAGGGAGATCCAGTTCAGGACAATTGCCCACTCTCAACCCCAGGTCCTCAAAACATTCCACAGAAGCCCATTAGAAAATCTCTGTCACTAAAATCCTCACctcaaattataaaaacatccCCTGTGACAGTAAGCACTCCTTCCATGCGATTACAGGAAGCCATACGTATGAAAGCTGCAGCCATGTCTCCAAGAGATGGTCTTCCAGCCCGACTAGGTATGAGATCACAGACATACAATTGTCTTAGTG
- the LOC137128169 gene encoding NHS-like protein 3 isoform X4, which translates to MVVYLRKSIHSLLSIFKKKVGPKGNEDQKKLAVHYRTSQHYQENVFIEGRRPKYLEDLHTEAQEGLKIQQQEEHNNGVNFNDEDSIASTDTLCPEQDISSKDRGGSPESTSTIGNTDTTVTSAVSTRPVLTRQGSTFKPLNPVKRLDKTRKRSRRTTIMGIPSQVQKELGTSLHKSSTFQPLVSTQLPNQDGHVNDNQLGVVIIPTVDGGTPVANKEGARVHLSELEQASRGQQLLWDHLQTVYQEELPISHQTFGSHLCPTSTLRPKSVAVPGMTTSSFFSSSTMLSFLQEPQGPVMSISPQATYLSTIIPNAYLPPSIEVIEIDRSSSRTRGSSVNHGRNVRTISKSSLVSMDRSVSPLLSRRSDGDSSKTAHSQEEPTLLPTLDSVSNWSESQSSKTIVSDSSPISSKGSTHSGNSQTVATNEDPDLASLHSHVSVISSPSSENVVAGQESSASGSVTADEEAKNKCNSTRNLSVMKNKQPPAPPRRTNSLHTDKFRSDTRVLVDSKELSDCVSGEAATTTENVEKYIEIKLSTSISTPVMDSAVLEDVSYDSLRTIRASSIEAEKPTELLLESSHSSTQKTSSEGEKFERTMSPSSGYSSQSGTPTLSPKEISPTSEDKQRKTPIKPERSVSRASSSAASPSSSLTSLSSGTSEPNYLDGSTRGPSVPPQVSPPITPGKELTPNNLSSTLRAEFNELLNIPPLPKVRAPCPPPPETWVHNRHTFELLCGPCPSVRVSQRPTKIQDNKVKQTQIQTMASKEMQFLAEKQTTTIESVLTENKAKPEVLLSTGSGGESCECSGEEQQREASTDFQKQEQRCRHVVNDTSPKKDPPPVMKKPTTVLQKEIVSQQAVSGYQKETTGTLEVRSPVEYHATSPQYGALVLADNSKDEMDKNKVTSMQSLFVEVPKISKVSPPPTPPPAYHPTPPPTRKTPPSSVSMLPDDLHNVQEETYIVESCWPPPPPPLEGDSVFDGVDEVDFPPPPPPLVVTVSEPDVFDSATTKVDVSRRSIEEVGQTVEDSSETVGFVSGLLPDLNAAVPQSVVTDNKSEDILQVLKADTADEISCRPGQNVLSVSDSVPPPSVETASFPANARADNPLAVSALVPSSSFLKRDSVKSEDDSSSGIPVSAHQRALITVPLAPHLPAENLTHGVNFRRQPSVSNRDSRSKEFLLRHRSPPIPKEDANIPLVTPSLLQMVRLRSVHMTADQVKASSEDKPTNEGDPVQDNCPLSTPGPQNIPQKPIRKSLSLKSSPQIIKTSPVTVSTPSMRLQEAIRMKAAAMSPRDGLPARLGMRSQTYNCLSDPGAPSLKSTEGSDMHKSPACTASFIFSRSTKKVVTSAASSPDAQASLRQSLAAELMQVSDQSRAVAFTNGGLKNEKVPPPVAKKPANGSIIHSQHQPACSEKVEFSVDSNGATGGLQHMSGITFPETTATRVTADTIETLF; encoded by the exons ATGGTGGTTTATTTAAGGAAGAGCATCCACTCTCTGCTGTCTATCTTCAAGAAAAAAG TCGGCCCAAAGGGTAATGAAGACCAGAAGAAGTTGGCAGTCCACTACCGGACCTCTCAGCACTACCAAGAGAATGTTTTCATTGAGGGCAGAAGGCCGAAGTACCTGGAGGACCTGCATACCGAGGCTCAGGAGGGACTCAAGATACAACAGCAGGAAG AGCACAACAATGGCGTGAACTTCAACGATGAAGATAGCATTGCT TCCACAGACACTCTCTGTCCAGAGCAAGATATCAGCTCCAAGGACAGAGGTGGCTCTCCGGAGTCAACATCCACCATTGGGAACACTGATACCACAGTAACTTCTGCTGTGTCAACAAGGCCTGTGCTCACACGCCAAG GGTCCACATTCAAGCCCCTGAATCCAGTGAAAAGGTTAGATAAAACCAGGAAGAGGAGTCGAAGGACCACCATCATGGGTATTCCCAGTCAGGTCCAGAAAGAGCTTGGTACAT CACTACACAAGAGCTCCACATTCCAGCCACTTGTTTCTACTCAGCTCCCTAATCAAGATGGACATGTCAATGACAACCAATTAGGTGTGGTTATCATTCCTACAGTTGATGGAGGGACTCCAGTAGCAAATAAGGAAGGAGCCAGAGTGCACCTGTCAGAGCTGGAg CAGGCATCTAGAGGACAGCAGCTGCTGTGGGACCATTTGCAGACAGTATACCAAGAAGAGCTGCCAATCAGCCACCAGACTTTTGGGTCCCATCTTTGCCCCACATCCACCCTCAGACCCAAGTCTGTCGCTGTACCTGGCATGACTACTtcatctttcttctcttcctcaacAATGCTTAGCTTCCTTCAAGAACCACAG GGCCCAGTAATGTCCATATCTCCTCAGGCCACCTACTTATCTACAATTATCCCGAACGCATATTTGCCACCCTCGATTGAAGTCATTGAAATTGACCGCAGCAGCAGCCGGACTCGTGGCAGCAGCGTAAACCATGGTAGAAATGTTCGCACCATAAGCAAAAGCAGCCTGGTATCCATGGACCGATCAGTCAGCCCTCTGTTGTCCAGAAGATCAGATGGTGACAGTTCGAAGACTGCCCATTCCCAGGAAGAACCAACTCTATTGCCTACGTTAGATTCTGTATCAAACTGGAGTGAGTCACAGTCCTCAAAGACAATTGTTTCAGACTCCTCCCCCATTTCCTCCAAAGGCAGCACACACAGTGGTAACTCGCAAACAGTGGCTACAAATGAGGATCCAGACCTTGCCAGTCTCCATAGCCATGTCAGTGTAATTAGCAGCCCCAGCAGTGAAAATGTTGTTGCAGGACAAGAATCCAGTGCATCAGGGTCAGTGACTGCTGATGAGGAGGCAAAGAACAAGTGCAACTCCACCCGCAATCTTTCGGTTATGAAGAACAAACAACCCCCAGCACCTCCAAGGAGAACAAACTCTTTGCATACTGATAAGTTCAGAAGTGATACCAGGGTTCTGGTGGATAGCAAAGAACTCAGTGACTGTGTGTCTGGAGAGGCAGCAActacaacagaaaatgttgaaaaatacaTTGAGATTAAGTTAAGTACTTCAATCTCCACCCCTGTTATGGATTCTGCAGTGTTAGAAGATGTTTCCTACGATTCTTTAAGAACCATACGGGCCTCCTCCATTGAGGCTGAAAAACCAACAGAGCTACTGCTGGAATCCAGCCACTCCTCCACACAGAAGACCTCCTCAGAAGGGGAGAAATTTGAACGGACCATGTCCCCCTCCAGCGGCTACTCCAGTCAGAGTGGAACTCCAACGCTTTCCCCAAAAGAGATTTCTCCAACCTCCGaagacaaacaaagaaagacacCAATCAAACCAGAGAGATCAGTGTCTCGGGCATCctcttcagcagcttctccttcctcctctcttacCTCTCTATCATCTGGTACATCTGAGCCCAATTATCTAGATGGTTCCACGCGTGGCCCTAGCGTGCCTCCACAGGTATCTCCCCCCATAACTCCTGGAAAAGAACTTACTCCCAATAACCTTTCTTCAACTTTGAGAGCAGAATTCAATGAGCTGCTAAATATCCCACCACTTCCAAAAGTCAGGGCTCCATGTCCTCCTCCTCCGGAGACATGGGTccacaacagacacacatttgaGCTCCTGTGTGGGCCTTGCCCCAGTGTTAGAGTGTCTCAGAGACCTACAAAGATACAGGACAACAaagttaaacaaacacaaatccaaaCTATGGCTAGcaaagaaatgcagtttttagctgaaaaacagaCAACTACAATCGAATCAGTCTTGACAGAAAATAAGGCAAAGCCAGAGGTATTGTTATCAACAGGTTCTGGAGGCGAGAGTTGCGAATGTTCAGGTGAAGAACAACAGAGGGAAGCAAGCACAGATTTTCAGAAACAAGAGCAGAGGTGTAGGCATGTAGTAAATGACACAAGTCCAAAGAAAGATCCCCCTCCTGTCATGAAGAAACCCACAACTGTACTGCAAAAAGAAATTGTGTCACAGCAGGCAGTGAGTGGATATCAAAAGGAAACTACTGGCACACTAGAAGTGCGTTCACCCGTTGAGTACCATGCAACCTCTCCACAGTATGGAGCTCTGGTTTTAGCTGATAACAGCAAGGatgaaatggacaaaaataaagtcacCTCCATGCAGTCCCTTTTTGTAGAGGTCCCCAAAATTAGTAAGGTCTCGCCACCACCTACCCCTCCTCCAGCCTACCACCCTACTCCTCCTCCCACAAGGAAGACACCTCCATCATCAGTATCTATGCTGCCTGATGACTTACATAACGTACAGGAGGAGACCTACATTGTAGAGTCATGCTggccacctcctccacctcctttgGAGGGTGACTCTGTCTTTGATGGGGTGGATGAGGTAGATTTCCCTCCACCGCCTCCACCCTTGGTAGTGACAGTCAGTGAGCCAGATGTGTTTGACAGTGCTACAACAAAGGTAGATGTCTCAAGAAGATCCATAGAGGAAGTTGGACAGACAGTAGAGGATTCCAGTGAGACTGTTGGATTTGTATCTGGCCTACTTCCAGATTTGAATGCTGCTGTTCCACAGTCAGTAGTAACTGATAATAAATCTGAGGATATCTTGCAAGTTTTGAAAGCTGACACTGCTGATGAGATTTCTTGCAGACCAGGACAAAATGTCTTATCTGTTTCAGATAGTGTCCCACCTCCATCAGTGGAGACAGCTTCTTTTCCAGCGAATGCAAGAGCAGATAACCCTCTAGCAGTCTCTGCCCTAGTTCCTTCCAGCAGTTTCCTAAAAAGAGACTCGGTGAAATCTGAAGATGACTCTTCCTCTGGGATTCCTGTCAGTGCCCACCAACGAGCTCTGATTACAGTCCCATTAGCACCCCATCTACCAGCAGAGAATTTAACCCATGGGGTTAACTTTAGAAGGCAGCCCAGTGTATCAAACCGAGACAGCAGGAGCAAGGAGTTCCTTTTGCGACACAGAAGTCCACCCATTCCAAAAGAAGATGCTAACATACCTCTTGTCACCCCCTCCTTGCTTCAAATGGTTCGTCTCAGATCAGTCCACATGACTGCAGATCAGGTGAAAGCTTCCTCTGAGGACAAGCCAACAAACGAGGGAGATCCAGTTCAGGACAATTGCCCACTCTCAACCCCAGGTCCTCAAAACATTCCACAGAAGCCCATTAGAAAATCTCTGTCACTAAAATCCTCACctcaaattataaaaacatccCCTGTGACAGTAAGCACTCCTTCCATGCGATTACAGGAAGCCATACGTATGAAAGCTGCAGCCATGTCTCCAAGAGATGGTCTTCCAGCCCGACTAGGTATGAGATCACAGACATACAATTGTCTTAGTG